One genomic region from Nilaparvata lugens isolate BPH chromosome 3, ASM1435652v1, whole genome shotgun sequence encodes:
- the LOC111045450 gene encoding serine--tRNA ligase, mitochondrial isoform X3, which produces MVYSLDSQVYGPDLCLSGTSEMALAGFLMKKRLSPADLPLRLAAVSRCYRAETSRSSNERGIFRVHQFTKVEMFGVTEADGSDELLEEFRAIQEETFGELGLHFQVLDMPPCELGAQAYRKYDVEAWMPGRALYGEVSSCSSCTDYQSRRLDIRIKNSDRFAHTVNGTALAVPRTILSLVENFQNKDATVEIPLALQPFMVNSKLITRNTTFPKIAPHRSKA; this is translated from the exons ATG GTTTATTCATTAGATTCACAAGTCTATGGTCCTGACCTCTGCTTGTCTGGCACATCCGAAATGGCTTTGGCTGGGTTTTTGATGAAGAAGAGACTAAGTCCAGCTGATCTTCCACTTCGTTTAGCTGCCGTCAGTCGTTGTTATAGAGCTGAAACTTCACGATCATCCAATGAACGGGGAATTTTCAG AGTTCACCAGTTCACAAAAGTTGAGATGTTTGGTGTGACAGAGGCGGACGGCTCGGATGAACTGTTGGAAGAGTTCAGAGCAATCCAGGAGGAGACTTTTGGCGAGCTTGGACTACACTTCCAAGTTCTGGACATGCCGCCATGCGAGTTGGGCGCTCAGGCGTACCGCAAGTACGACGTGGAGGCATGGATGCCCGGCCGCGCCCTCTATGGCGAAGTGTCCAGTTGCAGCAGCTGCACTGACTACCAGTCACGCCGGCTCGACATTCGCATCAAGAACAGCGACCGATTCGCACATACCGTCAATGGCACAGCCCTAGCAGTCCCTCGCACCATCCTCTCCCTCGTTGAAAACTTCCAGAACAAAGATGCCACTGTAGAAATACCTCTCGCTCTCCAGCCATTCATGGTCAATTCGAAATTAATAACAAGGAACACGACATTTCCAAAAATAGCGCCTCACCGAAGTAAAGCTTAA
- the LOC111045450 gene encoding serine--tRNA ligase, mitochondrial isoform X1: MMFFKLFNVNFSGFLKYICKCNSRSNRLLLVKKFSTLEFNVKNHGEFIKTEIPKSTMDLDYYCDISNRNDIISNIVKRKSDGDIDNVLELYRTLKNLNTDSDKSRIINNKLLLALAKLPNRSHPSIIELDEPRVLRTVGNKRHFEFKPKEFPEIANHLRGSRTGKSNFTGHRSYFFFGQIAELETALIKFSLKKLLSRGFQLVSVPDILNRRIIESCGMNTQGERNQVYSLDSQVYGPDLCLSGTSEMALAGFLMKKRLSPADLPLRLAAVSRCYRAETSRSSNERGIFRVHQFTKVEMFGVTEADGSDELLEEFRAIQEETFGELGLHFQVLDMPPCELGAQAYRKYDVEAWMPGRALYGEVSSCSSCTDYQSRRLDIRIKNSDRFAHTVNGTALAVPRTILSLVENFQNKDATVEIPLALQPFMVNSKLITRNTTFPKIAPHRSKA, translated from the exons ATGatgttttttaaattgtttaatgTCAATTTTAGtggatttttgaaatatatttgcAAATGCAACTCACGTAGTAATAGACTACTTCTTGTAAAAAAGTTTTCGACATTAGAATTTAATGTGAAAAATCATGGTGAATTCATCAAAACGGAAATTCCGAAATCAACTATGGACTTGGATTATTACTGTGATATCTCTAATCGGAATGATATAATTAGcaacattgtaaaaagaaaAAGTGATGGTGACATTGATAATGTATTAGAATTATACCGAACtctgaaaaatttaaatactgATAGTGATAAATCTAGGATTAttaacaacaaattattattagcaCTTGCTAAACTACCAAATCGGTCACATCCGTCAATAATCGAACTTGATGAACCAAGAGTTTTAAGAACTGTAGGAAATAAAAGACACTTCGAATTCAAACCTAAAGAGTTTCCAGAAATTGCTAATCATTTGCGTGGTTCAAGAACTGGTAAAAGCAATTTTACGGGGCACCGAAGTTACTTCTTTTTTGGACAGATAGCTGAGTTAGAAACAGCTCTCATAAAATTTTCACTAAAGAAATTGCTTTCCAGAGGGTTTCAGTTAGTGTCTGTTCCAGACATTCTAAATAGGAGAATTATAGAAAGTTGCGGAATGAACACACAAGGTGAACGTAATCag GTTTATTCATTAGATTCACAAGTCTATGGTCCTGACCTCTGCTTGTCTGGCACATCCGAAATGGCTTTGGCTGGGTTTTTGATGAAGAAGAGACTAAGTCCAGCTGATCTTCCACTTCGTTTAGCTGCCGTCAGTCGTTGTTATAGAGCTGAAACTTCACGATCATCCAATGAACGGGGAATTTTCAG AGTTCACCAGTTCACAAAAGTTGAGATGTTTGGTGTGACAGAGGCGGACGGCTCGGATGAACTGTTGGAAGAGTTCAGAGCAATCCAGGAGGAGACTTTTGGCGAGCTTGGACTACACTTCCAAGTTCTGGACATGCCGCCATGCGAGTTGGGCGCTCAGGCGTACCGCAAGTACGACGTGGAGGCATGGATGCCCGGCCGCGCCCTCTATGGCGAAGTGTCCAGTTGCAGCAGCTGCACTGACTACCAGTCACGCCGGCTCGACATTCGCATCAAGAACAGCGACCGATTCGCACATACCGTCAATGGCACAGCCCTAGCAGTCCCTCGCACCATCCTCTCCCTCGTTGAAAACTTCCAGAACAAAGATGCCACTGTAGAAATACCTCTCGCTCTCCAGCCATTCATGGTCAATTCGAAATTAATAACAAGGAACACGACATTTCCAAAAATAGCGCCTCACCGAAGTAAAGCTTAA
- the LOC111045450 gene encoding serine--tRNA ligase, mitochondrial isoform X2: protein MCILCQIQKVYSLDSQVYGPDLCLSGTSEMALAGFLMKKRLSPADLPLRLAAVSRCYRAETSRSSNERGIFRVHQFTKVEMFGVTEADGSDELLEEFRAIQEETFGELGLHFQVLDMPPCELGAQAYRKYDVEAWMPGRALYGEVSSCSSCTDYQSRRLDIRIKNSDRFAHTVNGTALAVPRTILSLVENFQNKDATVEIPLALQPFMVNSKLITRNTTFPKIAPHRSKA, encoded by the exons atgtgtATTTTGTGTCAAATTCAGAAG GTTTATTCATTAGATTCACAAGTCTATGGTCCTGACCTCTGCTTGTCTGGCACATCCGAAATGGCTTTGGCTGGGTTTTTGATGAAGAAGAGACTAAGTCCAGCTGATCTTCCACTTCGTTTAGCTGCCGTCAGTCGTTGTTATAGAGCTGAAACTTCACGATCATCCAATGAACGGGGAATTTTCAG AGTTCACCAGTTCACAAAAGTTGAGATGTTTGGTGTGACAGAGGCGGACGGCTCGGATGAACTGTTGGAAGAGTTCAGAGCAATCCAGGAGGAGACTTTTGGCGAGCTTGGACTACACTTCCAAGTTCTGGACATGCCGCCATGCGAGTTGGGCGCTCAGGCGTACCGCAAGTACGACGTGGAGGCATGGATGCCCGGCCGCGCCCTCTATGGCGAAGTGTCCAGTTGCAGCAGCTGCACTGACTACCAGTCACGCCGGCTCGACATTCGCATCAAGAACAGCGACCGATTCGCACATACCGTCAATGGCACAGCCCTAGCAGTCCCTCGCACCATCCTCTCCCTCGTTGAAAACTTCCAGAACAAAGATGCCACTGTAGAAATACCTCTCGCTCTCCAGCCATTCATGGTCAATTCGAAATTAATAACAAGGAACACGACATTTCCAAAAATAGCGCCTCACCGAAGTAAAGCTTAA
- the LOC111045446 gene encoding probable ubiquitin thioesterase DG1039: MSDIGEADPFGTLISIITLREHEIGKLRKRIDELKNRLSNIKHDIEVEKRKELEILEKASDNLKRESELRSRIASLNASIDLADKLKSQNMRRIEKEKLELDEMKMRHKIILEEKRCLWEKNKVIYESLMGAEELRKEKCVLKVLQFTLMMKKAEIQQFCKEEAQLKDTQENMIFKLCSKIEVAERESSDLVSQIQDQEKKNRLNREEIGKLKEELEKMRSHLPVNSQSRLSHPVVAKASNRASLEKASIDQPTNKKMREESVNKCDSLSSVPNEAVGLSTFKRILTNPFQQIGNFSSSLFSFASLENMNFVRPRKRIEEVGESTKRLMMQLEESKKAIIESRQSELSQHSTEARASSRNSKSDQVLKRNLEVDNTNGILEKRSNNSQAGSEKSNNCEVGAQPELMPPPPPALVSPQMHDTAYFSQAQTQSDCGYQTQTQSSFGGTQNDPEPHAMYPPQNSQASAMDYKKDNRSAKKLPTQEDKRVQFNVKLEPMELSQMMMQPKEPTYNTNQKTISKCGEANQFNFSSPQDHEEAAAQKDTAYNSNSIFNQQNRSENNQTKSSIEQTPMEITQHANGEGSHVVESEYFSSKKYGQPMTFERCQEKYNSYEQMECDDRIRSPDMSFMMSPICSPMPEGLISPSPPPPPSTDNIGNNSGFGFQMSNEKKSGGFSFGSNKPQASSGGAIFKMF, translated from the exons ATGAGTGATATTGGAGAAGCTGATCCTTTTGGtacattaatttcaattataacttTAAGAGAACATGAAATTGGAAAACTAAGAAAGAGGATTGATG agCTGAAAAATCGTCTGTCAAATATCAAGCATGATATTGAAGTGGAAAAACGTAAGGAATTGGAAATTTTGGAAAAGGCCAGTGATAATTTGAAAAGAGAATCCGAATTGCGCTCTAGAATTGCGAG tttgaaTGCATCAATAGATCTGGCAGACAAACTTAAGAGTCAGAATAtgagaagaatagaaaaagagaaattagaattggatgaaatgaaaatgagacACAAAATAATACTCGAAGAAAAGAGATGTTTGTGGGAAAAGAACAAG GTGATATATGAGTCTTTGATGGGTGCGGAAGAACTTAGAAAGGAGAAATGTGTTCTAAAGGTGCTTCAGTTCACATTGATGATGAAAAAAGCTGAGATACAGCAATTCTGTAAAGAAGAAGCTCAGTTAAAGGACACACAAG AAAATATGATCTTCAAACTTTGCTCCAAGATTGAGGTTGCAGAAAGAGAAAGCAGTGACCTAGTCTCCCAAATACAGGATCAAGAGAAGAAAAACAG ACTGAACAGGGAAGAAATCGGCAAGCTGAAGGAAGAACTCGAAAAAATGAGAAGCCACTTGCCGGTCAATTCCCAATCAAGATTGAGCCATCCGGTTGTCGCAAAAGCTTCTAATAGAG CATCATTGGAAAAGGCATCAATCGATCAACCCACTAATAAAAAAATG CGAGAGGAGTCTGTAAACAAATGTGATTCTCTATCGTCAGTTCCAAATGAAGCTGTAGGCCTATCAACGTTCAAGCGAATTCTGACCAACCCATTCCAGCAGATTGGCAACTTCTCATCCTCTCTGTTTTCTTTCGCTAGTCTGGAG AATATGAATTTTGTGCGACCACGTAAGAGAATTGAGGAAGTTGGAGAATCGACGAAGAGACTCATGATGCAATTGGAAGAGAGCAAAAAAGCAATAATTGAAAGCCGACAGAGTGAACTCTCTCAGCATTCAACTGAAGCTCGTGCATCTTCGAGAAATTCAAAATCCGATCAAGTATTGAAGAGAAACTTGGAAGTGGACAATACAAATGGGATTCTGGAGAAGAGATCTAATAATTCACAAGCTGGCAGTGAGAAAAGCAATAATTGTGAGGTTGGTGCGCAACCAGAGTTGATGCCACCGCCCCCTCCAGCCTTAGTGTCCCCGCAGATGCACGATACAGCTTATTTCTCGCAGGCTCAGACTCAAAGTGACTGTGGCTACCAAACACAAACTCAATCATCATTTG GTGGAACACAGAATGATCCTGAACCACACGCAATGTATCCTCCACAGAATTCGCAG GCTTCAGCCATGGACTACAAAAAAGATAACAGATCTGCAAAAAAGTTGCCGACACAAGAGGACAAAAGGGTTCAATTCAATG TTAAACTCGAGCCAATGGAACTCTCTCAAATGATGATGCAACCTAAGGAACCAACTTACAATACCAATCAG AAAACCATTTCGAAATGTGGAGAAGCAAATCAGTTTAATTTTTCGTCTCCACAGGACCATGAAG AAGCAGCTGCGCAAAAGGATACTGCTTACAATagcaattcaatattcaatcaacaaaaCCGTTCAGAAAATAACCAAACAAAATCTTCAATAGAACAAACG cCAATGGAAATCACACAACATGCCAATGGAGAGGGAAGCCATGTGGTTGAATCAGAATATTTCTCATCTAAGAAGTATGGTCAACCGATGACATTTGAAAGATGTCAAGAAAAGTACAATTCTTATGAACAAATGGAGTGTGATGATCGCATACGAAGTCCAG ATATGTCGTTCATGATGAGTCCTATTTGCTCGCCAATGCCAGAGGGACTGATATCGCCATCGCCACCTCCACCACCTTCCACGGACAACATTGGAAACAACAGCG GTTTCGGGTTTCAAATGAGCAACGAGAAAAAAAGCGGAGGATTCTCTTTTGGCTCTAACAAACCACAAGCTTCAAGTGGAGGAGCTATCTTTAAAATGTTCTAA